The Triticum urartu cultivar G1812 unplaced genomic scaffold, Tu2.1 TuUngrouped_contig_6243, whole genome shotgun sequence sequence ttgggtgtgactatgattggatctcttttatcatgaattacaatgtctagtcagtcctttatctttaaaggtgctctgcatttatgttttgcggtctcagaaagggctagcgagataccatcttgttatatcatattatgattgttttgagaaagtgttgtcatccgagatttattattatggcttgctagttgattatgctattgatatgggtaattatgagacctgagaattattgcaaatatggttagcttgacatatttataacaacaagagcaaacagagtttgtaaaagtttttctttatttctttcagtttgtcaactgaattgcttgaggacaagcaagggtttaagcttgggggagttgatacgtctccgtcgtatctacttttccaaacacttttgcctttgttttggactctaacttgtatgatttgaatggaactaacccggactgacgctgctttcagcagaattgccatgatgttgttttatgtgcagaaaacagaagttctcggaatgacccgaaactccacggaatatcttacaataaataataaaaaatcctcgccaaagatgaagactaggaggcccacacccttgccacgagggtggggggcgcgccccctacctcgtgggccccctagagaccccccgactccaactccaactctatataactgctttcggggagaaaaaaataggagagaagacaTCATCGccttttacgatacggagccgccaccaagccctaaaacctctcgggagggctgatccggagtccgttcggggctccggagaaaAACACAACTTATGCTTCCGCAAAAAGCATAGTTGTGTTTTCCCAAATAGAGAAAGTATAGAGTGCTTCCACGAGAAAGCATAGCTATGCATCTCGAAAAAGGAAAGCATAGTTATGCTTCCCAAAAAGAAGAAAGGACAAAGGTGCTTCCATGAAAAGTACAACTATGTTTCTCGAAAAGGAGACAAGACAACTTGTGTTTCCGCGAGAAACACATCTGTGTTTTTCGAAAATGAAAAACACAACATGTGCTTCCGGAAAATGGAAAAACACAACTATGCTTTCCATTTTTTCTGTAAAAGCACAATTTTGCTCTTgatttctatttttttcttttttactttttcAGTTATTGGTGTTTTCCTTATTTctgtttttttggttttttattcctggatttttctgatttttcgatgaaaaaagttcatcgaaacCTATTAACACGGAATCTAGTTTCAAAGATCTCGATGCAAGAAATCCaacaatgaaaatggtttgtggTTTGGACGAACGATCCAAGGAATAAAttgttttgaaaaaaaattatctACCAAAAAAGAGAACTCTCAGTTTACGGCATGCGGTGTGCTACTTGCTACCATAAAAGAAGGTGAGAGTGATATTTGCAAGGTATAAAccccttaattagtgatttcgttATTTGTAGCTACCTTCAAAGAGTAAGAGAAGGAATTTAAATTTTGATCCTAACAAGCTTTTCACCCTTTATTAGCTATTTTTTCTTGAGTGTATGACCCTTAATTAGTTGGGCAAGTTTGTAGATGGCCGTTTCGGCCAATATATGCTCCCTGATGAACAGTAAATTTGAAATAAAGTTTAAAAAATCTAAATTGTTAGATGTTTTTGTTAGTGTAAAAAGCATGCTTGATAATTTTCATGTGAAGCGGGATAACAGTCATTCGTCGGTAAAAAAGAAACAAAATTAAGTGTAGCATTTGAAGGCAACATTTGACGacttgtttttttttttttgataCAGGTCAAAATGCTTACGGGTTTCCCTTAAATAAATTGCAAGTAGCATTTGGTTGTGACAATGAACAAATTTTTTTTTTTTGACATTTGCAAAATACTACTCCTGCTATGTTAGCTTAAAAAATGTTATTATATTATGAGATGGAGGGAATACGTTTTTGGCACGCACATATGCTAACTAGAGCCAAATTGGATTTCCAGGTAAGTTTGTTCATTGTAAGGCCCATACAGAGTATGGGTCCACAAAATTGCCGGTCTGAGAGAATCCCAACAAACTCCGATCATCCCGTGACGAGCATGATCCAAACGTAACCGATGGCCGATTCTAACGCGCACCCGCCGCCGGCGGGGGATCAGCGGGTCCAGCGGCTGGCTACCCGCGCTTCCATCGCACTCGCCGCTGCGGCTACACTCTTCCTCCTGTACCTCGTCCGGCACGCCTCCACCCCCTGCTTCCCCGCGTCCCACACcatccccctctctctcttcccccgcAACTCCTGCGACGCCGCCTCCCGCCGCGTCCTCCCCCCGGACCGTCGGCTCGCAAAGCTCCGCTCATCCTCTCGCTGGCGCCGCCGCTCCACTGCGCTAGCTTCCTCTGTATTCCCCCCGCTACACGGCCTCCGCCTCCTGGCCAACTCCTCCCGCGTCCTCTGCCTCGCCGCCGGAGCCGGCAACGCCGTCGACGCGCTCCACGCAGCGGGAGTAAGCGAAGTGACCGGGATCGACCTCGTGGACTTCCCGCCGCTCGTCCGTCGCGCAGACCCCCATCGCCTCCCCTTCTCCGACGGTGCCTTCGATCTCATCTTCTCTGACGACCCGGCGGGGATCTCCGGTGCGCTCTTCCCGGCTCGCGTCGCCGCGGAGGCCGAGCGCGCTGTCCGCCACGGAGGCGCCATCGCCCTCGCCGTCGACCGGCAGCAGGACCCCGCCGCCGTCCCCGCGCTCTTCAGGAGGTCGCGCGTCGTGGATACCAGGGCTGTCACCTTGGATGGCTCCCAGGTCAGGTTGCTAATTTTTCAGAGTAATGGCACCACCCTGAACCCGCGATGATATTCTGAACCAGTGTTAAAGTAATTCTCCTGTTCATCATGTTGTTTCTGTTTAGATCAAACACTAGATTTTACTGAGCTATGGATTTCTGCATCAGAATACAACTGTAACTGTGTAGATCAATAGTTGAGAAAAATGGAATATTGCTGCGGTGCCGGTTGCTCTAGCAATAATAAATTTCTAACATTCCCTGAAAGTTCGATCATTTTGCTGTGCTTGTTTTTCTAGCTATGACCATACGAATTAGGATCAACACATATCAACTCAATACAGATTTTGGGAATATATATAGGCTCATATGCACCGCTTTGCAATTTTGCAAACTTGTGGGCTTTTAATAGTTCTTAAAAAGATCATGGTACTATAAATATTGATATAGATACATATATACAGAAATGTGTGAAGAAGATATGATCATTTATGCAAAATAGAGTGCTTCTATGGTTGATGGAGTTTTTTCTTCTGCAATTTAAAGCAAATTAATGGTTGTGATTAGAGGACTACTCGGTCGGTCTTTTTTTAAGAAAGGTTAGTTTGGTTAGTTACAAACATTGTTATCCAGGTCCAAAGAGATGAAGACTAAAAACCCATTGACAACCCATGCACACACTTCATGTACAAGTACAACCCACAAGCACTTGTCTGAAAACTACCAGGTCTAGTGCCATAGTTGTGTACTCATCTCCTTCGCCCGACTGTCTGGACTCTGAAGAGAAGTTACCGGCTTGCCGTGCATCTAACCCTCAGAAATCCCAAATTCCAAATTAAATTATTGTCCTTGACCTCCAATTTGATCATCATCCCCACCCGGACCTGGCCGGTGCCCAAATCCTAAACCTTGGTCATCTGCCCAACTGAGTCCTAATTATTATACCATCCCAATGTTCAATGTACTATCTCTACTCCTAAAGGCGGACTTGGTAGCTTCTCTTTCACGGATTTTTTTCACCTCGCCTCCCACCATCATCTATTTTCGTCTGGTTTTTTTTGCCTCATATCCATCCAACGCTCCACGCTGGTTTTTTACTCTCCCACCAACGCCTAGAACACCTACGCACACATCTCTCTCACTCGCCTCTCCCCCATCTCGCCTCTCCTTCTTGAGCCATCGTTGCTGCCGTCCAGTACGGATCACTTCCTCTACTGATTGGCGCCGCCACAGCACAACCGGGTCCCATCTGGCTCTCCTTCTTTCCAACATCCACCGATGCATCGTTGCTCCGCCGCCGCGCGCGGCCGCCCGGCTAACCTAACCGCCTCTATCTTCGATGATGACCCCGACACCGGCGCCTCCGTGTTACTCTCCCTGTTTGGCTCCCCAAATCCCTCTGCCTCGCCGTCACGGACGTCGATGATGACGCCTCCCTGAACCTCGACAGGTAATGTCACATCATCTCAGTTTCTTGAGAATTGACATGGTCAGTCATGTACTGAAAGTGTGATGCTCTTTCTGTAGTTGGCCCTTTAAATAGCAAGTGGGGTGTGTGTGTTGCATCTGATGTGCACGAGCTCAACCTGGCGAGCTCCTGGGAGAAGAAAAACGGAGCCACAACAGCCCTGGCGAGCTTGAGATGACGAAAGTGCCACAGGTGGTGTGGGAGAGGAGATGGTCTCCATCCGAGGTCCGAGGACCAGCCATGACGTCGAGCTGCTGCAGCGTGGAGTCAGGAGTGTGTTCGCACCCCGGCGTGTCCCAGTATGTGCTTTGGAAGACACGCGTCAATCTCAACAGACCCTTATGCGTCCACATTATTTGCTTCAGAAACAGATAGCAGCTCTCTGATGTAGTAAGGAGAAACCAAGAATGATAGAGCATCCTCGTGTCAAACTCAACACACCCTGGCACTTCTCCATTGTTTGATTCAGAAACAGGCAGAAACAACTGCTATCTCTGAATTTATTTGTTTCTGCTATCTCTGAATTTATTTAAGGTTGTTTCTCTTATCTCTGTTCTGATGTACATGCATCTTCCCTTCCTATCTTCCATACATATATGTGCTACAACCATGCCTTTTTTGTCCTGTAAATGTGTTACAGATATGTGCAGCAAAGTAGTCTTCATGTGCGAGGAAGCAAAGACGATATGATGCTATGCAATCATGCTCCTGTTAGTTGGAAGTCCAATCTCGGCTTGATTACCGCTCTTTAAGCAAAATTATTTCTAACAGATCTTATCCTAGACGATTCTTGCTTAAACGATTTTAGAAGCACAACTACCAGCATGTGCACTTAATAAAATGCAAGTCCGAATGCAGATGCTGAAAATAGTTTGGGAATTATACATATTCAATCTCCCAGTTTGTGATTTTCTTTGTGTTTATGTTGTACAAAAATGTACGAACGAGTGGCATGTGTCATCTATAGCATGTCCCCTTTGTCTGAATGTTCAACTAGAAGAGTTTCATCTCATTTGGCAATGAGCACTGCAATAATACATGCAACTCTTTACAGCTACTAACGTGAAGTTGCACTCAGGTTCTAGCATGGACTAAAGAGTTATTGTTGGTATGTATCACTTTAATTTTTACAGTCTATAGGTATATTTATATGGCCTGTATTGATCTCAAGGACAACATGCTGTGATTTCCTCTATTACTTCTGGTCAATATTGCTGTAACTACAGTCACTaccattcaaaattttctttagAGGAACTACAACAGGTATTTCTGCTGACCTGAACATTGAACTAAGCAATACAAAAGGTTCATGTTGTTCCCTTTCCAGATGCTTTAGAACAGACAAGTGATGATGTTGGAATAAGAGGTTGCTTGATTCCCTTTTATGCCATAGTTCATAGTACAACACACACGTACTGCAGCCTCTTAAATTATAAGATAGGAACCACTAGGGATCAGACTACTGATCCCTAGCGTTTCATCATACTAGTCCATAGCTGTAGGATTAGTGGCACACAAGCCGTTAGATCCTGTGCGGGAAGGACGCATGTTGTTAGCTAGATTCTTTGGTAACGTCCTCCTTTTATTACGATGCTTCCTATAACTGCTCTCATCCTAGTATTACGATTACCATGCTTCCTTCCGGAAACTGCTCTCGTCCTAGTAGCCAGTTAATTTATACGGGCCTTTGCTTCTTAGAACCAAGTTGTCTAGACTGCTTCTGCTTCCATCGCTCAATTAAGCAAGGATGTCTCATATGATACTAGTAAAATTTCATACCTTTTTATTTTCAGAAGAAACATATTATTGATTTTATGGATCCTAGTAATTTATTCAATTGCTCTGATGTAAGGAAAACTTGTATCCAGTGGAATTTATTTTTATTTCCAACACAATAAAAAAATGTTTCCACAAATGACACAATTTGCTTCTGTTGCAATCCAACAAAAAATTGTGTCCAAAAACCATGCTTCCATGTAACAAAAAATTGCATCTGAGAATTATTTCTTTGATATGGGAAAACAATGAATCCCATGAATATTTATTATGCTTCCACCGCAAGAAAACTTTGCTTCCGTCCACCACAAAAGTCTTTCCATCACAAAAACTGATTTGCTTATAACGAAACATAAGTTAGATTATATACTTCGTCCATTCATACAACATTTTGCATTTCATTTTTTTTCTCTGTTCATGTATGGATTCTTACAGAATTCAGACGCTGTTGGGTGCTTAAGTAATATGTTAGAAGTGTTTATTTCCACGCATGCATCATCAAATCGGCTGTGAGCTGTAAGGTCGAATGCTTAGTATTTTTGCTCATACAGGAAACTCACTCAGTTCGATTAATTCAGCTCCAATGGTGGTATCTGGAAGACATGGAAGTGTACAATTTTTCTGTATGTGCTCTCATATTTATATCCATTTTTTTATGCTTTCTTGAGGAAAAAAACTCTAGACCGGAGAGGGATTACTCCCTATCAGGGGCGAAGCTACAAGTTAGTCTGTGGGGTCAGTTAATCCCACAGCTTTTTAGAAAATAAGCCTAAAAACACTGTTCAGTTACTGTTTATACTGAAAAAAAACATCCAAAAAATACCATTGACCCCACAGATACTTTAGGCTGGCCTCGCCGCTGCTCCCTATAGGTCTCTTCCAAGTTTATTTACCCTGTTATTTTTCCCTTTCACGTTCTTGACCGGAGTGACTAATATGTGCCATGGTATACGTGACAACTATTGCCTATCCATATGATGCATTCCACATATtagttttttttgaaacggaCATTCCTTATATTAGTCACTCCAAAAAAAACCATATATACACATAAAACTGAAAAGAAAAGGTGGAGTTTATATAGCGGATCCCAAAAATTACATAGACACACCTATGGTGACAATAAATGTATCTTTTCCAATTTGCCTCTATGCACAACTTCTTTTTTCTAATTACAAGCTTATCCATGTAGCTCTCTAATTTAAAGTTGAAAATAAAACAAAGACAGCATACATAAACATGACGTATCTACAGGGCGCGGCATAGCGCCGCGCGAGAATAGCTAGTATATCCTAAAGAAATGATGTACGTAAGCCATAGGTATCTTATGAAATAAATTTGGCTATGACTAAGTGTGATTTGAGAAAGCTAATGTTGTAGCCATAAGGGAATTATTAGATATAATCGAGGAGAGCTATGGTGGCATAAATCCAACGCATTATTGCACCTCTGAACCCCTAGAAAATACATGAATCACATCTTGGCTATATATATGCGGATATTGGAAGGGGGAAGAAGCAACCAAACAAAGCATAGGCATGGCCATGGGAGCATGGTGGGAGATGAAGAAGAGCTTATTAGTGAAGCTGAGTGTGTATCTGCTGATCATCGCCATGGCTAACTGTGCTCGGGATATTCCTGACTCCGTTGCCAAGAACACTCGTACGTGatattttttttttcttttttcattcTTTCTCTCGGTCGACCGTAATTCTTGGCTAATCGTGGCAACCGGTCATGGGGTGCAGACGTACAAACACCTGCGACGACATCAGCGAGACGTGGCGCGGGGGGTTGTGCGCCAAGCACGGCACTTGTAACAAGCCGTGCCGATCCGGGCGGAAGGGTACGACTCGGGCTTCTGCGCCGCCTTCCCCTTCCTGACCACCTACTGCTGTAAGAAGAACTGTGTTGATGCTCTGCAGCCACGCAGGAGCAGCTTTTTCTGCCAATGGTGAAATAAATAAATCTCATTTCGATCGCGTAGTGCGTGCCTGCCTATAGATGGCAAAAAAAAACCATTCCTATTGGGCGTGTTTGATTACATTGCCGATCCAGCCTGGCCCGGCGAGCCTGGCTCTATTGAGCCGGTTTGAGGAGATGCATGCCAAAAAAAAAACCCAGATGCACATAGTTTGATTGCCTGCATGCCCCTAGTTGCATGAGACAACCATTTTTGATCCGACGTTTGGTTGCCCGCATTGCATTAGGCTCACATATGACATGGTGTTTGGTTGCAACCTGCATAAGGTGTTGTCACCACTTCTAACTAGTGGTGAGCTTACCACACAGAATCTGAACATGTAGCGCCATCTACTTAAACAAATGACAGTTCATCCTAACTACTATCAAATGACAGTTTAAATTATTAAGAGCCATTGGCTAAATAGGGGATAGTACATCGGTGTTGCTACTACCAGatcttcctcttcctctcctcttcttctgcttctgctgctgcttctgctactgctgctggtgcttcttgttcttcttccATCTTCTTCAAATCCTGCACTGACCTCTGTTAAGCCACATCGCCTCTGCCCACTCTAACCTTTTGGTCTTCCAAGCGTCATTGTCAAATGCCTCCACACCATGGCCAGAGCTAACAACATCGTC is a genomic window containing:
- the LOC125530333 gene encoding uncharacterized protein LOC125530333, with the protein product MADSNAHPPPAGDQRVQRLATRASIALAAAATLFLLYLVRHASTPCFPASHTIPLSLFPRNSCDAASRRVLPPDRRLAKLRSSSRWRRRSTALASSVFPPLHGLRLLANSSRVLCLAAGAGNAVDALHAAGVSEVTGIDLVDFPPLVRRADPHRLPFSDGAFDLIFSDDPAGISGALFPARVAAEAERAVRHGGAIALAVDRQQDPAAVPALFRRSRVVDTRAVTLDGSQVRLLIFQSNGTTLNPR